The Candidatus Tisiphia endosymbiont of Dascillus cervinus genome contains the following window.
TCTAATTCATTAGTATTTTTAGCACCATCGATATTATCAACTCCATCATCTTCTGAAGCCTGCGAGCATATATACAGGAACAACGCCCGATGTCCTTCTAGAAAGGCAGTGTACTCACTTTCTTGCCGAACAAAATTGCTGCGATATATGCCACTCATTTGAGCTAAATCCTCTAATATTATTTTACCATCTTCTCCACTAAAAATCTGCAAATAAATTGATTTTAATTGCTCTTTTGTCACTATTGTGGGTGGAGATTGAGTTGCTTCCGAGTTAATTGATAGTTTCATTTTGTTGCCCTTGCATTTGTTGTTGAACCTGTTGCTGTAAATGCATCATTCTACGTTGTTGTCTAAGCTGTAGTACTTCTTGTTCACTCTTGAGGATTGAGCTTGGTGTTCCTCGTAACTGACAAAATAGTTTAAAACATTCATCCCAATTTATATTGTCATAAATTTCAGGGTAGAAATTACTGATGCCACTCCTTTGGAAGAAGCCCAATACTTGTTCAACGCTAGATATGGTTGATGATTTCTGAGCTTTTGATAATGGTGATACATATTCAATATCAATATCGGGTGGTCTAGTTGCTCCCTCTAAGATCGCTACTCTGTTGTATTTAATTAGAGTTTGATATATCGCAATAATTAACGGGTTTAGAAATTCCGTCTCGATTCTACCAACCATTGGTGACATTAACCGATATTGTTCCTCTGTTCTAATTTGTACCTCAGTGGCAGTCATTTCTTTGTTTTCCTTTTGCATTCTGAAAATATCGACATAGAATGCTTTAAATATAGCATCGCGGCATTGATTCTGCTCGATTTCAGTCGGCAGGATACTCTCCATACCAGTTAGGGGCATTATTTTATCCGCTATGCCATTACGGTAAAAGTTAACACTACCCGGAGTAGTATAGAGAGGTAGATAATAGCCATCCTTAGGCACTAATAATGGTGGGTCTAGTTGTTTTTGTGCTACTTTCAGGGTAATTTGTCTTAAACTATTGAGCAGTTTTATATCAGGTAATACGTGGTGAGCTGGAGCATATCCATACACTTGACCTTCTTCTTTAATACATCGCGTAACAAAAAATGGAAAGTACGAATAACCTGATTGACTGATAATTTTTTGTTCAGCGAGATGGATATATTCTGAACTATAGGCAAGTGTTGTCATTAATCTCTTTGCACCTTTGCCACTCTGATTCTGACTTTGTGGGCTAACTATGTGCAATATCTCTACGGTCTCATCAGGATTCTTGGCTAGTCTTTCCTTAAAATCGGCAAAGTCTGGCCATTTAGCTGATGCGGCTTTAATTGGCATGGTAAAGAGTCGGTACATTGTATTGACAAAACCAAACTTGTCTTCCTCAAAGTAACATTCTTGTAAATTAATATTACGGAAAAATAGAGTTTGGGTTAACGCTGGATCTTCTTCGACATAGAATATCGCTGTACCAAAGGCAGCTAGATTTAGGAAAAACTGATGTATTTGATTATAGAAATTAGAAGCCGGATTGTTGAATATATCCATTATGGCTTTTTCTAGCATTTGGGCTAGTATGTTCAGTTCAGCTGATGTTAATTGCTGTTGGTATTGATTTTCATCCTCAATTACTATGCTAAGATTAAACCAGTTCATTGCTGGATTAACTAGCAAGCTTTGCAAACCTGAAGCTAATTGCTCCCTTGACCAAATAGAAGTTGAATCAAATATTACCTTGTTGCTTTCAGTTTGCGGACAAACATATTTCTTCAGCTCATCCCATATATGATGCCATTTCTCTCGTTTAGTTTTGAGATTATCAAAATATTCAATCTTTTTGTTTAAATCACTATCAGCCATATGCTGTCACCATATTTGTGTTGTAATTGGTACGTGTTGCGTTTGGGCTTATGGTTGAGTTTGGGTTTAAATATGGCGTACCAAGCTTCTTTGACACTTTCTTGAGATTCTTGATAAACTCGTTATCATATAATACCTCATAATTATATTTCTTACCGCTAGCGGCAGTCATGCTAGGCAAGCCAAGGGTTAACCCTTCAATATCCTTAAGTGAGACTATCTTACCAAGAGACTCAGATAATTTCGGTAAATCTTTTAGTCTAGGTACTGACCGCATGTTAAAATGTTCTACGGCTTGTTTTAAACCACCAAGCTCAGGTATGGCTCTTTTTTCTAATCCTGATGGACCGTATCTTGCTATTCGCGACAAATCAGCACCTA
Protein-coding sequences here:
- a CDS encoding portal protein; the encoded protein is MADSDLNKKIEYFDNLKTKREKWHHIWDELKKYVCPQTESNKVIFDSTSIWSREQLASGLQSLLVNPAMNWFNLSIVIEDENQYQQQLTSAELNILAQMLEKAIMDIFNNPASNFYNQIHQFFLNLAAFGTAIFYVEEDPALTQTLFFRNINLQECYFEEDKFGFVNTMYRLFTMPIKAASAKWPDFADFKERLAKNPDETVEILHIVSPQSQNQSGKGAKRLMTTLAYSSEYIHLAEQKIISQSGYSYFPFFVTRCIKEEGQVYGYAPAHHVLPDIKLLNSLRQITLKVAQKQLDPPLLVPKDGYYLPLYTTPGSVNFYRNGIADKIMPLTGMESILPTEIEQNQCRDAIFKAFYVDIFRMQKENKEMTATEVQIRTEEQYRLMSPMVGRIETEFLNPLIIAIYQTLIKYNRVAILEGATRPPDIDIEYVSPLSKAQKSSTISSVEQVLGFFQRSGISNFYPEIYDNINWDECFKLFCQLRGTPSSILKSEQEVLQLRQQRRMMHLQQQVQQQMQGQQNETIN